In one Sphingomonas sp. AP4-R1 genomic region, the following are encoded:
- a CDS encoding ABC transporter ATP-binding protein, with translation MRLKAGELVAIMGESGAGKSTLLNLIAGLDMPEMGSVLLEGTDLATLDEDARAALRRERIGFVFQAFHILPHLTLAQNVGLPLALLRTTQSETRARATNILGAVGLSGREDAYPSELSGGELQRVAIARALVHRPALILADEPTGNLDPETAARVLALLIGQLREAGAAGLLVTHSDIAAASADRILRLTAAGLVDA, from the coding sequence ATGCGCCTGAAAGCGGGCGAACTTGTCGCCATCATGGGCGAATCAGGGGCTGGCAAATCAACCTTGCTCAATCTGATCGCGGGGCTCGATATGCCCGAAATGGGGTCCGTGCTGCTGGAGGGGACCGATCTCGCGACGCTGGACGAAGATGCGCGCGCCGCCTTGCGTCGGGAACGGATCGGTTTCGTCTTCCAGGCCTTCCACATTCTGCCCCATCTCACGCTCGCCCAGAATGTCGGACTGCCGCTCGCGCTGCTGAGGACGACACAATCCGAGACCCGCGCGCGCGCCACCAACATCCTGGGGGCCGTGGGTCTCTCCGGGCGGGAGGATGCCTATCCGAGCGAGCTCTCGGGCGGCGAACTACAGCGGGTCGCGATCGCCCGCGCGCTTGTCCATCGCCCCGCGCTGATCCTTGCGGACGAGCCGACGGGCAATCTCGACCCGGAGACGGCGGCGCGGGTTCTGGCCCTTCTCATCGGTCAACTGCGCGAGGCGGGTGCCGCCGGATTGCTGGTCACCCACTCGGACATCGCGGCCGCCAGCGCCGATCGGATCCTGCGCCTCACCGCCGCCGGCCTCGTGGACGCGTGA
- a CDS encoding type II toxin-antitoxin system VapC family toxin, whose translation MILVDTSVWVDHLRHGDQTLSNLLQARQIMVHPFVIGELALGSLRQREVVLGALRNLPHSLVASDGEAQIVIERHKLYGSGIGYVDVHLIAATFLTADVKLWTRDKRLREISIQLERDASLDN comes from the coding sequence ATGATATTAGTCGATACGTCGGTCTGGGTTGATCACCTCCGTCACGGCGATCAAACACTATCGAATCTGCTTCAGGCTCGTCAGATTATGGTGCATCCCTTTGTTATCGGCGAACTGGCGCTGGGTAGCCTGCGCCAGCGGGAGGTGGTTCTTGGGGCGCTTCGGAACCTTCCTCACTCGCTCGTTGCAAGTGACGGGGAAGCTCAAATCGTCATCGAACGGCATAAACTCTATGGCTCAGGTATTGGTTATGTCGATGTGCACCTTATCGCGGCAACGTTCCTGACTGCCGACGTGAAATTGTGGACGCGGGACAAACGCCTGCGTGAGATTTCTATTCAGCTCGAAAGAGACGCCAGCCTTGATAATTGA
- a CDS encoding lipocalin-like domain-containing protein: MRRALALLSAIPLLAASPAGPQFAEVRPGVAMTFPRDHGAHPDFRTEWWYVTGWLDGKGGRHRGFQITFFRTATGLGTDSRSAFAPRQILFAHAALSDPAIGHLLIGERIAREGLGLASASVKDMDVRIDDWTMRRLPDGRFSAHVVGDGFALDVVFRPDQPALLEGEDGYSRKGPDPRSASRYYSLPHLAVSGSASQGGRTEAVTGTAWLDREWSSSYIPVGGVGWDWTGLNFDDGAALMAFSIRRADGSSLWAGGSWRAPDGRVTMLTPADVVFVPRHRWWSPRTGTTYPVDPILRIKLPSGVRPLPLRPLFPDQELDGRKAGSPVYWEGAVTVPGGRGYLELTGYAGRLHL; encoded by the coding sequence ATGCGCCGTGCTCTCGCGCTTCTTTCCGCGATCCCCCTGCTCGCGGCTTCGCCGGCGGGGCCGCAATTCGCCGAAGTGCGGCCGGGGGTCGCGATGACCTTTCCGCGCGATCATGGCGCGCATCCCGATTTCCGTACGGAATGGTGGTACGTGACCGGCTGGCTCGACGGGAAAGGCGGCAGGCATCGCGGCTTCCAGATCACGTTCTTCCGCACGGCCACCGGCCTCGGCACGGACAGCCGGAGCGCGTTTGCGCCCCGCCAAATCCTGTTTGCCCATGCTGCTTTGTCCGATCCGGCGATCGGCCACCTTCTCATCGGCGAACGGATCGCCCGCGAGGGGCTGGGTCTCGCCAGTGCCTCGGTAAAGGACATGGATGTCAGGATCGACGACTGGACCATGCGCCGCCTGCCGGATGGACGCTTCTCGGCGCATGTCGTCGGCGACGGCTTCGCACTGGATGTCGTCTTCCGTCCCGACCAGCCCGCCCTTCTCGAAGGCGAAGATGGATACAGCCGCAAGGGACCGGATCCTCGTTCGGCGAGCCGTTACTACAGTTTGCCCCACCTCGCCGTCTCGGGATCAGCGAGCCAGGGCGGCCGGACCGAAGCCGTGACGGGTACGGCGTGGCTCGATCGGGAATGGTCATCAAGCTATATTCCCGTCGGTGGCGTCGGCTGGGACTGGACCGGGCTCAATTTCGACGACGGAGCCGCGCTCATGGCGTTTAGCATCCGCCGCGCTGACGGCTCGTCCCTTTGGGCCGGAGGCTCGTGGCGCGCTCCTGATGGCAGAGTGACGATGCTCACCCCAGCAGACGTGGTGTTCGTGCCGCGCCATCGCTGGTGGTCGCCGCGCACCGGCACCACCTACCCGGTCGATCCGATACTCCGCATCAAGCTCCCTAGCGGGGTCCGCCCCCTGCCGCTCCGGCCGCTCTTCCCCGATCAGGAACTCGATGGACGCAAAGCCGGCAGTCCCGTCTACTGGGAAGGCGCCGTGACAGTGCCCGGTGGGCGGGGCTATCTCGAGCTGACAGGATATGCCGGCCGCCTCCATCTGTGA
- a CDS encoding FtsX-like permease family protein, with product MAFDRWATVPRWMIVGEWRAHPIRIVTAMVAIAVGVALGFAVHLVNASALDRFTRGLATVNGGADLRIEAASERGFDERLYPIVAKTAGIAAASPIVRRHARMGKKAIDLLGIDVLRAGIVTPVLLPRPNRGDPVAVFDPNSMFLSRAAMMGHHVGDTAWIVINGEAQRFRIAGAVPGAGDRALGVIDIAAAQDRFGRLGRIDRIDVKLAHGMDAARVHGSLAAILPADAVLAGATEDGDRTDALSRAYRVNLDMLALVALLTGAFLVYSAQALSIARRRPHFALLRVLGAPRRLILKQVMVEGIILGAAGAIAGILLGYGLAAAVLRLVGGDLGSGYFGGEGQPPLLFSPTAALTFAGLGLAAALIGSLLPAIQAARITPTVSLKMVGDAVDPRRRPAILPAIVLAVIGIMFALLPAVRGVSLFGYGAVGLLLAAGIAAMPWLARALLAPLARKSSKSPVVQLALGRLWGAPSQAAVALSGIVASVGLMIAMAVMVASFRGSVDDWLDQILSADLYLSADGGVPFDRAAQQRLAHVPGVRRIDFGAQHGIALAPNKPPILLFIRDGAMPPAIGHVVALPPGALAVRVSEPAARLYGLSPGSTIMLPLGRRAVPAFVTAVYRDYARQSGAITINGSAYDRLTGDKARGEAAIDLAPGANVMNTMAALRRALPSTVADIVQIVPTHALKTRALAIFDRSFLITYGLELIAVLVGLAGVAATTSAQTIARTREFGMLRHLGVTRQQITAMLGLEGALLGLVGGVAGIVLGCGLAQILIHVVNPQSFNWTMATRLPFGLLAGVGLALVISSALTAMLAGRRAASADAVRAVREDW from the coding sequence ATGGCGTTCGACCGGTGGGCGACCGTGCCGCGCTGGATGATCGTCGGGGAATGGCGCGCCCATCCGATACGTATCGTCACCGCCATGGTCGCCATCGCGGTGGGCGTCGCGCTCGGCTTCGCCGTCCATCTGGTCAACGCCTCGGCACTCGACCGTTTCACGCGCGGCCTCGCCACGGTCAACGGCGGCGCCGACCTGCGGATCGAGGCCGCCAGTGAACGCGGGTTCGACGAACGCCTCTATCCCATCGTCGCCAAGACCGCTGGCATAGCAGCCGCAAGTCCGATCGTGAGACGGCATGCACGCATGGGCAAGAAGGCGATCGACCTGCTGGGCATCGATGTGCTGCGCGCCGGCATCGTGACCCCTGTCCTTCTGCCCCGACCAAATCGGGGTGATCCGGTCGCCGTCTTCGACCCGAACTCGATGTTTCTCTCCCGTGCGGCAATGATGGGCCACCATGTCGGTGACACCGCATGGATCGTCATCAATGGCGAAGCGCAGCGCTTTCGTATTGCCGGCGCCGTTCCCGGCGCGGGCGACCGCGCGCTCGGCGTCATCGACATCGCAGCCGCTCAGGATCGTTTCGGACGGCTGGGGCGGATCGACCGGATCGATGTCAAACTCGCCCACGGCATGGATGCAGCCCGTGTCCATGGCAGCCTCGCCGCCATCCTGCCCGCCGACGCGGTACTCGCCGGAGCAACGGAGGACGGCGACCGCACCGATGCACTGTCGCGCGCCTACCGGGTCAATCTGGACATGCTCGCGCTGGTCGCGCTGCTGACCGGCGCGTTTCTGGTCTATTCGGCGCAAGCGCTGTCGATCGCCCGGCGCAGGCCGCATTTCGCGCTGCTGCGGGTGCTGGGCGCCCCGCGCCGGCTGATCCTGAAACAGGTAATGGTCGAGGGCATCATTCTTGGCGCGGCCGGGGCCATCGCCGGCATCCTCCTCGGCTACGGCCTTGCAGCGGCAGTGCTTCGGCTGGTCGGCGGCGATCTCGGCAGCGGCTATTTCGGTGGGGAAGGACAACCACCACTCCTGTTCTCGCCTACCGCTGCGCTGACCTTCGCCGGGCTCGGTCTGGCCGCCGCCTTGATCGGCAGCCTGCTGCCCGCGATACAAGCGGCCCGGATCACGCCAACGGTGTCGCTCAAGATGGTCGGCGATGCCGTCGACCCGCGTCGACGCCCCGCAATCCTCCCGGCCATCGTGCTTGCGGTTATTGGCATCATGTTCGCGCTTCTGCCGGCTGTGCGGGGTGTGTCGCTGTTCGGCTACGGTGCGGTGGGTCTTCTTCTGGCGGCGGGGATCGCCGCCATGCCCTGGCTCGCGCGCGCCCTCCTCGCCCCGCTTGCGCGCAAAAGTTCGAAATCTCCGGTCGTGCAGCTCGCACTCGGGCGCTTGTGGGGCGCACCTTCGCAGGCAGCAGTTGCCCTGTCGGGTATCGTCGCGAGCGTAGGACTGATGATCGCGATGGCGGTCATGGTGGCGAGCTTTCGGGGCTCAGTCGATGACTGGCTCGATCAGATCCTCTCGGCGGACCTCTACCTCAGCGCGGATGGCGGCGTGCCCTTCGACCGCGCGGCGCAGCAGCGGCTGGCCCATGTGCCCGGCGTCCGACGCATCGACTTCGGGGCCCAGCATGGCATCGCACTCGCGCCGAACAAGCCGCCGATCCTGCTGTTCATCCGAGACGGCGCGATGCCGCCCGCCATCGGACATGTGGTCGCGCTGCCGCCCGGCGCTCTTGCGGTCCGTGTCTCGGAGCCGGCAGCACGGCTCTACGGCCTGTCACCGGGATCGACCATCATGCTGCCGCTGGGGAGGCGCGCGGTGCCCGCCTTCGTGACGGCGGTCTATCGCGATTACGCCAGGCAGTCAGGTGCGATCACCATCAATGGGTCCGCTTACGATCGACTGACCGGAGACAAAGCGCGTGGGGAAGCCGCGATCGATCTTGCGCCAGGAGCGAACGTCATGAACACCATGGCGGCGCTTCGCCGGGCGCTCCCCTCAACCGTCGCTGATATTGTGCAGATCGTGCCCACCCACGCGCTCAAGACGCGCGCGCTGGCCATCTTCGACCGCAGCTTTTTGATCACCTACGGTCTCGAGTTGATCGCGGTGCTGGTCGGTCTTGCCGGGGTCGCGGCGACAACCTCTGCGCAGACGATCGCGCGAACCCGCGAGTTCGGCATGCTGCGCCATCTCGGTGTCACCCGGCAGCAGATCACCGCAATGCTTGGACTGGAGGGAGCGCTGCTCGGGCTGGTCGGTGGCGTCGCCGGTATCGTGCTGGGCTGCGGGCTCGCCCAGATCCTCATCCATGTCGTGAACCCGCAGTCGTTCAACTGGACGATGGCGACGCGGTTGCCGTTCGGATTACTTGCCGGGGTCGGCTTGGCGCTGGTGATATCCTCGGCTCTCACCGCGATGCTCGCCGGCCGCCGGGCGGCCTCGGCGGATGCGGTGCGTGCGGTCCGGGAGGATTGGTGA
- a CDS encoding type II toxin-antitoxin system VapB family antitoxin codes for MRTTIALDDELVSKAQAFTGLMEKSSLVREALKALIERESALRLARLGGSEPEVTAPPRRR; via the coding sequence TTGCGAACGACCATCGCGCTTGATGACGAACTCGTTTCCAAAGCGCAGGCTTTTACCGGTCTCATGGAAAAGAGCTCTCTGGTTCGGGAGGCATTGAAGGCGTTGATCGAGCGCGAAAGCGCGCTGCGCCTTGCTCGCCTTGGAGGCTCAGAACCTGAGGTCACTGCTCCTCCGCGCCGACGCTAA